In a single window of the Ciconia boyciana chromosome 7, ASM3463844v1, whole genome shotgun sequence genome:
- the BTF3L4 gene encoding transcription factor BTF3 homolog 4: protein MNQEKLAKLQAQVRIGGKGTARRKKKVVHRTATADDKKLQSSLKKLAVNNIAGIEEVNMIKDDGTVIHFNNPKVQASLSANTFAITGHAEAKPITEMLPGILSQLGADSLTSLRKLAEQFPRQVLDSKAPKSEDIDEEDDDVPDLVENFDEASKNEAN, encoded by the exons ATGAACCAAGAAAAACTGGCCAAGCTTCAAGCGCAGGTCCGAATAGGAGGAAAG GGAACAGCTCGCAGAAAGAAGAAGGTGGTACACAGAACAGCTACAGCTGATGACAAAAAACTTCAGAGTTCCCTCAAAAAACTGGCAGTAAATAACATTGCTGGCATTGAAGAG GTCAACATGATAAAAGATGATGGAACAGTTATTCACTTCAACAACCCCAAGGTTCAAGCTTCCCTCTCTGCTAACACTTTTGCAATTACTGGTCATGCAGAGGCTAAACCGATCACAGAAATGCTTCCAGGCATCTTAAGCCAGCTTGGTGCTGACAGCTTAACAAGTCTCAGGAAGTTAGCTGAACAATTCCCAAGACAAG tgTTGGATAGTAAAGCACCAAAATCTGAAGATATTGATGAAGAAGATGATGATGTCCCAG ATCTCGTAGAAAACTTTGATGAAGCATCAAAGAATGAAGCTAACTAA